The following are from one region of the Actinomyces sp. oral taxon 897 genome:
- a CDS encoding DUF6531 domain-containing protein, with translation MEVNDANLDNLKGMPDVAYDFSVANSLAAMFRLAARNLRDQHPERASYRLNARKDFKGHFSVVFRTNGTTQLSDLDEIVRNLDLVATKVEAVTAKARAENARRRAAREWAERRAKRGFWERTLDRVGGGEEPPYKEIADDDEGPSESVTAGAPQARQTPQPGSVGNSNGTSSARPGDLKDFATKSRAADEALRAVPGQLEGYCLDFATSCSWATLDASSVLSGYRQWLLANEEDAKWAQTVGQAFEDAGGSGEVSALPDSAVEAVLAGAGVSSQRADIVIDPPTAYGSPPTTGYSDDPVNTSTGAFLEVEEDLGFAGASGSLAWTRSYSSLNPVVGAFGRGWSSWAEVGLVLTGDAARLTLPDGRVVVFPRAGQGWGRAEGESLWLERAPAGQDGASQDGADQADGPGGARPDSARPDGDEDVAQSGGYVVSSSWGLRWRIDSVGRVVHAGAGPGTGVTLSWEGERLVRLTHERGRFVDLSWEGGRVVGAVSSDGRRVVYDYDEVGRLVGVVRPVGSRTYRWDEASLLAQVVDADGVVEVTNTFDQTGRVTTQRSPFGRTTRYSYLAGGVTATSDEDGSRGNTWIHDRRGRLVGVVDAQGRRQSMGYDRWGNKVMVRTRDGQATACVFDDRGRIVLRRLPSGARQAWEWDELDRLVSATVTGADDGAGGAGVEAVTRFVYEGPARQPCRVVDPEGGVTRLLWGPGGLLARVVDPTGVGVDFAYDDFGELVAVTNAEGAVARLERDAAGRVVAAVTPLGNRTEYRYDPDTGLLATRTDPTGGRWSFEYTAAGRMSARVDPMGGRTTVSWGQDGQVETTTDPLGRVVGQWYDDLGNLAGMRLPDGSTWKLGYDALSHLTHVKDAAGGQWSISYGADGLVSATQDPTGVRRNVERGPLGEVVAVHDGGEDLEARCDRLGRVVAVTGPDGTEQTVRYDRCGRVVEAVDATGAVTRYERDAAGRAVAVTQPTGGVYRYEYDRCGRWSATVSTGGDRYEILYDADSRLVGEIWPDGGRVSTRFDAAGRIVERRTPGRGVVRFSYDKCGRITTIQDPWHGTRRLRYDAAGQLVAAVDGAGGVTRYEYDALSYQVAVTDPAGNRTTRSWDAMGRLVADTDPLGRTTSWSWDASGRPVRRAEATGRVLEWAYNTAGRLEEVRADGDLLARLRRDPAARTMSADGPGGSVSWTWDACGRLVSRLRDGVGVSYTYDVAGRRTGMRRPDGVVTRYSYDANNRLAVLEQEGLGRVDVERDPVGRVVGVRGPGLEARWRWEDGFVVGHRVDRHGLVQETGVERDAGGRVVAEVRDGARTDYDYDAAGRLVGAVTSEGTACSWAWDAAGRLVRRVEDGASTVYDYDAAGQLVTARVGGAVTTYSYDAAGRRTRQAGPGGERRLSWGPRGELASVTDVVRRGDRLWARRQELVTDPGGETARVGGVDVFWDSAAVLPALAQVGTRVVTDALTATALTGGEEGTAWLVPDTDGPTALAGQWATAGTGGATGPAGPAVPTGAGGPAAPTGAGGAGGPAAGAGGAGGPGPAGAGAGGVWGLGGVVGVAGPAPWVPAGVGAGGPGPAGPGGAGPGGAGAPGPAGPAGPGGAGPGGVGVSASGGLVVAGLGLLGARAYDPVVAGFLSPDPLGAPAGVGWAGARYSYAGGDPVGAGDPTGLSPVSEADLRAYQQASHGALGAALGAAGSWLAGNWEYLAAGALVVAGVAVMCTGVGGPVGAAVISGALTSAGMSAGTQKMTTGRVDWGQVAVDGAIGAASSLAGGGAVAAVDRATRGMRSCLGRNLLSGAAEGAAENGVSSGLEYLTSGEPVTVGGLARAVGGGALDGALDGASSAALEKATGTARYGCFTPTTPVLMADGTTRPIKDVRPGDRVASRDPATGRLVAATVDRTHTHARVPTIRLTTTSGTVTTTATHPVHVAGRGYVPAGHLRAGDTLTTPDHAPVHVVSVQATGHTTTVHNLTIRHTHNYHVHTTTKQAILVHNTTPAGGCGPDEDELRDAARQLRDEYAASFSSNSRPATVVAAYVPGHGVEDIRVGRSGSREELGPTKNGEPKFGCAEDDAYYRLKEDVDPDLTRKDIRFVEPVRPRTGKGVDPCVRCQTRFDKSQFPPGVKGQKGGAWGDG, from the coding sequence GTGGAGGTCAATGACGCAAACCTTGACAACCTCAAGGGAATGCCTGACGTCGCCTACGACTTCAGTGTGGCGAACTCCCTGGCCGCGATGTTCCGTCTGGCAGCCCGTAACCTGCGGGACCAGCACCCTGAGCGGGCTAGTTACCGACTTAATGCCCGTAAGGACTTCAAGGGGCACTTCTCGGTGGTCTTTAGGACCAACGGGACCACTCAGCTGTCTGACCTGGACGAGATCGTACGTAACCTGGATCTGGTGGCCACGAAGGTCGAGGCCGTGACGGCCAAGGCCCGTGCGGAGAACGCACGGCGTCGGGCCGCGCGGGAGTGGGCCGAGCGGCGTGCAAAGCGCGGTTTCTGGGAGAGGACCTTGGACCGCGTAGGTGGAGGTGAGGAACCGCCCTACAAGGAGATCGCCGACGACGACGAGGGACCCTCGGAGTCGGTGACCGCGGGTGCACCCCAGGCACGTCAGACGCCCCAGCCGGGGAGCGTGGGGAACTCGAACGGGACGTCGTCGGCCAGACCCGGTGACCTGAAGGACTTCGCCACGAAGTCGCGGGCGGCCGACGAGGCGCTAAGGGCGGTCCCGGGGCAGCTCGAGGGCTACTGCCTGGACTTCGCCACCTCCTGCTCGTGGGCCACCCTGGACGCCTCGAGCGTGCTGTCAGGCTACCGGCAGTGGCTGCTGGCCAACGAAGAGGATGCCAAGTGGGCCCAGACCGTGGGACAGGCCTTTGAGGACGCGGGAGGCAGCGGTGAGGTGTCCGCCCTGCCGGACAGTGCCGTGGAGGCGGTCCTGGCCGGTGCGGGCGTGTCCAGCCAGCGTGCGGACATCGTGATCGACCCGCCCACGGCCTACGGGTCCCCGCCCACCACGGGCTACAGCGACGACCCGGTCAACACCAGTACGGGCGCCTTCCTGGAGGTCGAGGAGGATCTGGGCTTCGCCGGGGCGAGCGGGTCCCTGGCGTGGACGCGCTCCTACAGCTCGTTGAACCCGGTGGTGGGTGCCTTCGGGCGGGGCTGGTCCTCGTGGGCCGAGGTGGGCCTGGTCCTTACCGGGGACGCCGCCCGGCTGACGCTGCCCGACGGGCGCGTGGTGGTCTTCCCCCGCGCCGGGCAGGGCTGGGGGCGGGCCGAGGGCGAGAGCCTGTGGCTGGAGCGCGCCCCGGCCGGCCAGGACGGTGCCAGCCAGGACGGTGCTGACCAGGCTGACGGTCCCGGCGGGGCCCGCCCGGACAGTGCCCGCCCGGACGGTGATGAGGACGTCGCGCAGAGTGGGGGCTACGTGGTCTCCTCCTCGTGGGGCCTGCGGTGGCGCATTGACTCTGTGGGCCGGGTGGTGCACGCGGGCGCGGGGCCGGGGACGGGCGTGACCCTGTCCTGGGAGGGTGAGCGCCTGGTGCGCCTGACCCACGAGCGGGGCCGGTTCGTGGACCTGTCCTGGGAGGGCGGCCGCGTGGTGGGGGCCGTCTCCTCGGACGGGCGCCGCGTGGTCTACGACTACGACGAGGTTGGGCGCCTGGTGGGGGTGGTGCGCCCGGTGGGGTCACGGACCTACCGGTGGGACGAGGCGAGCCTGCTGGCCCAGGTCGTGGACGCTGACGGCGTGGTGGAGGTGACTAACACGTTCGACCAGACGGGGCGCGTGACCACGCAGCGCTCCCCGTTCGGGCGTACCACCCGCTACTCCTACCTGGCTGGCGGGGTGACGGCCACCAGCGACGAGGACGGTTCGAGGGGCAACACCTGGATCCACGACCGGCGCGGCCGCCTGGTGGGGGTCGTGGACGCCCAGGGGCGGCGCCAGTCCATGGGGTACGACCGGTGGGGCAACAAGGTCATGGTGCGTACCCGGGACGGGCAGGCCACGGCGTGCGTCTTCGACGATCGGGGCCGCATAGTCCTGCGTCGTCTGCCCTCGGGGGCGCGCCAGGCCTGGGAGTGGGACGAGCTCGACCGCCTGGTGTCCGCCACCGTCACCGGTGCCGACGACGGGGCCGGTGGGGCCGGGGTGGAGGCCGTGACCCGGTTCGTCTACGAGGGCCCGGCCCGGCAGCCCTGTCGTGTGGTGGATCCTGAGGGCGGGGTCACCCGACTGTTGTGGGGTCCGGGGGGCCTGCTGGCCCGGGTGGTGGATCCCACCGGGGTGGGTGTGGACTTCGCCTACGACGACTTCGGTGAGCTGGTGGCCGTCACCAACGCCGAGGGGGCCGTGGCGCGCCTGGAGCGTGACGCCGCAGGCCGGGTGGTGGCGGCCGTCACCCCTCTGGGGAACCGTACCGAGTACCGGTACGACCCGGACACGGGGCTGCTGGCCACCCGCACGGACCCCACGGGGGGCCGGTGGAGCTTTGAGTACACCGCCGCGGGGCGCATGTCGGCCCGGGTCGACCCCATGGGCGGGCGCACCACGGTGTCCTGGGGGCAGGACGGGCAGGTCGAGACGACGACCGACCCCCTGGGCCGGGTGGTGGGCCAGTGGTACGACGACCTGGGCAACCTGGCCGGCATGAGGCTGCCGGACGGCTCCACGTGGAAGCTGGGCTACGACGCCCTGTCCCACCTGACGCACGTCAAGGACGCCGCGGGCGGGCAGTGGTCGATCAGCTACGGGGCCGACGGCCTGGTGTCCGCCACCCAGGACCCCACGGGCGTGCGCCGCAACGTGGAGCGCGGCCCCCTGGGCGAGGTCGTGGCCGTGCACGACGGGGGCGAGGACCTGGAGGCCCGCTGCGACCGCCTGGGGCGGGTCGTGGCCGTCACCGGGCCTGACGGCACCGAGCAGACGGTGCGCTACGACCGGTGCGGGCGCGTGGTTGAGGCCGTGGACGCCACCGGCGCGGTCACCCGCTACGAGCGTGACGCCGCTGGCCGGGCGGTAGCGGTCACCCAGCCTACGGGGGGCGTCTACCGCTACGAGTACGACCGGTGCGGCCGGTGGTCGGCGACCGTGTCCACCGGCGGGGACCGCTACGAGATCCTCTACGACGCCGACTCGCGCTTGGTCGGCGAGATCTGGCCCGACGGCGGCCGGGTGTCCACCCGCTTTGACGCCGCGGGGCGGATTGTGGAGCGGCGTACCCCGGGGCGTGGGGTGGTGCGTTTCAGCTACGACAAGTGCGGGCGCATCACCACCATCCAGGACCCCTGGCACGGGACGCGGCGTCTGCGCTACGACGCGGCCGGCCAGCTGGTGGCGGCCGTGGACGGTGCGGGCGGGGTGACCCGCTACGAGTACGACGCCCTGTCCTACCAGGTGGCGGTGACAGACCCGGCCGGCAACAGGACCACCCGCTCCTGGGACGCCATGGGGCGCCTGGTAGCGGACACCGACCCGCTGGGACGCACCACCTCCTGGTCCTGGGACGCCTCCGGGCGCCCGGTACGCCGGGCAGAGGCCACGGGCCGGGTGCTGGAGTGGGCCTACAACACGGCCGGACGCCTGGAGGAGGTCCGGGCTGACGGGGACCTGCTGGCCCGTCTCAGGCGGGATCCTGCGGCCCGGACCATGAGCGCGGACGGGCCCGGCGGGTCGGTGTCCTGGACGTGGGACGCCTGTGGGCGTCTGGTCTCGCGTCTGCGTGACGGGGTGGGGGTGTCCTACACCTATGACGTGGCGGGGCGGCGTACTGGTATGCGCAGGCCTGACGGGGTGGTGACCAGGTACTCCTATGACGCCAACAACCGTCTGGCCGTCCTGGAGCAGGAGGGTCTGGGGCGGGTGGACGTGGAGCGTGACCCGGTGGGGCGCGTGGTGGGTGTGCGCGGCCCGGGTCTGGAGGCCCGCTGGCGGTGGGAGGACGGGTTCGTGGTGGGCCACCGGGTGGACCGCCACGGCCTGGTCCAGGAGACGGGCGTGGAGCGTGACGCGGGTGGGCGCGTGGTGGCCGAGGTGCGTGACGGGGCGCGTACGGACTACGACTACGACGCGGCGGGGCGTCTGGTGGGGGCCGTCACGAGTGAGGGGACGGCCTGCTCCTGGGCCTGGGACGCGGCGGGGCGTCTGGTGCGCAGGGTCGAGGACGGGGCGTCCACAGTCTACGACTACGACGCGGCGGGCCAGCTGGTGACCGCCCGTGTGGGGGGTGCGGTCACCACCTACTCCTATGACGCGGCGGGGCGGCGTACCCGTCAGGCGGGTCCGGGCGGGGAACGGCGCCTGTCCTGGGGGCCCAGGGGTGAGCTGGCCTCGGTCACGGACGTGGTGCGCCGGGGTGACCGCCTGTGGGCGCGTCGTCAGGAGCTGGTCACCGATCCCGGCGGGGAGACGGCCCGTGTGGGGGGCGTGGACGTGTTCTGGGACAGCGCCGCCGTGCTGCCGGCCCTGGCCCAGGTAGGTACCAGGGTGGTCACCGACGCCCTGACCGCGACGGCCCTGACCGGCGGGGAGGAGGGGACGGCCTGGCTGGTGCCCGACACCGACGGGCCCACCGCCCTGGCGGGGCAGTGGGCCACCGCCGGTACCGGTGGCGCCACCGGCCCGGCTGGCCCGGCCGTCCCCACCGGTGCCGGTGGGCCCGCGGCACCTACCGGTGCCGGTGGTGCTGGTGGTCCCGCTGCTGGTGCTGGTGGTGCCGGTGGTCCCGGGCCAGCCGGTGCTGGTGCTGGTGGCGTGTGGGGGCTGGGCGGTGTGGTGGGCGTGGCCGGGCCCGCCCCCTGGGTCCCCGCCGGCGTCGGTGCCGGTGGTCCTGGCCCCGCCGGTCCGGGTGGTGCTGGGCCGGGTGGTGCCGGCGCGCCTGGCCCGGCTGGCCCGGCCGGTCCGGGTGGTGCTGGTCCTGGTGGTGTGGGTGTGTCGGCCTCGGGGGGCCTGGTGGTGGCCGGCCTGGGTCTGCTGGGGGCGCGGGCGTACGACCCGGTGGTGGCCGGGTTCCTGTCGCCTGACCCCCTGGGGGCCCCGGCCGGGGTGGGGTGGGCCGGGGCGCGGTACTCCTACGCGGGAGGGGACCCGGTGGGGGCGGGTGACCCCACGGGCCTGTCCCCGGTCAGCGAGGCCGACCTGAGGGCCTACCAGCAGGCCAGCCATGGTGCCCTGGGCGCCGCCCTGGGGGCGGCCGGCTCCTGGCTGGCCGGCAACTGGGAGTACCTGGCCGCCGGGGCTCTGGTGGTGGCCGGGGTGGCGGTGATGTGCACCGGCGTGGGCGGGCCGGTGGGGGCGGCCGTGATCAGCGGGGCCCTGACCAGCGCGGGCATGTCGGCCGGGACCCAGAAGATGACCACGGGGCGGGTGGACTGGGGCCAGGTCGCCGTGGACGGGGCCATCGGGGCGGCCTCGTCCCTGGCCGGGGGCGGGGCCGTGGCCGCGGTGGACCGCGCCACGCGGGGCATGCGCTCCTGCCTGGGACGCAACCTGCTCTCCGGGGCCGCCGAGGGCGCCGCCGAGAACGGGGTGAGCAGCGGCCTGGAGTACCTGACCAGCGGCGAGCCCGTCACGGTCGGGGGCCTGGCCCGCGCCGTGGGCGGGGGCGCCCTCGACGGCGCCCTGGACGGGGCCAGCAGCGCGGCCCTGGAGAAGGCCACCGGCACCGCCCGCTACGGGTGCTTCACCCCCACCACCCCCGTGCTCATGGCCGACGGCACCACCAGGCCCATCAAGGACGTGCGCCCCGGGGACCGGGTGGCCTCCCGCGACCCCGCCACCGGCCGCCTGGTGGCCGCCACCGTGGACCGCACCCACACCCACGCGCGCGTGCCCACCATACGCCTGACCACCACCAGCGGCACCGTCACCACCACCGCCACCCACCCCGTCCACGTGGCCGGACGCGGCTACGTCCCCGCCGGCCACCTCAGGGCCGGCGACACCCTCACCACCCCCGACCACGCCCCCGTCCACGTCGTCTCCGTCCAGGCCACCGGACACACCACCACCGTCCACAACCTCACCATACGCCACACCCACAACTACCACGTCCACACCACCACCAAACAAGCAATACTCGTACACAACACAACACCCGCAGGCGGATGCGGGCCAGACGAGGATGAACTGCGTGACGCAGCCCGGCAACTACGGGATGAGTATGCCGCATCTTTTTCATCTAATAGCCGGCCTGCCACAGTTGTTGCAGCCTACGTTCCTGGTCATGGGGTAGAGGACATCAGAGTAGGAAGGAGCGGAAGTCGAGAAGAACTTGGACCGACAAAAAACGGCGAGCCAAAGTTTGGATGCGCAGAGGACGACGCTTACTACAGATTAAAAGAGGATGTCGATCCCGATTTGACCAGGAAAGATATTAGGTTTGTCGAACCTGTTAGACCAAGGACGGGAAAAGGGGTTGACCCCTGCGTAAGGTGTCAGACCAGATTTGACAAGTCGCAGTTCCCGCCGGGCGTCAAGGGTCAGAAAGGAGGTGCCTGGGGTGACGGGTGA
- a CDS encoding FtsK/SpoIIIE domain-containing protein, whose amino-acid sequence MRLVLTLFDNPRTVDLVDHTEAATLADLLDAAYGPVHDLRGPLWVDDASYELDAPLESLTLMEGSTIGSKRPQALELLEGWTLTVLGGTGTQGHCAPAPGEPVSIGRSPRADLTTDSPSASWLHATATLEEEGLRLEDRDSTNGSTVDGTPLDAEGTVLSDDAVVRVGGCTVAVRKDVAEPAAPRPGSLHNVTAAGTVPFNRPPRPGRPAPPRPLALPQRKSIPPATKFSLITVLAPLALALVMIIMMRDLRYALVSLMSPLLAVGTWAEQRRRRAQEVKEADAAFATGLETLTKDLLGAARARRLVMRADTPDVQLMRRRALVPTTTLWQRRAEDPDVLLLTAGTADVHWVPEVDARPGQRQEDEVSALLARASVPGAPAQVDLTGAGVVGIVGDRAGAVALARSLLVQAATHCGPADLTVGVFHDPGRAQEWEWASWLPHTRRLGPEAGRWLGGQRTVSDSLLGRLRDGVESLPTPHVLLLLDSDVLTEGRDSPARALLGRGRAASPSRDHVPRRVSGIVVAAVREHLPAACTTVIEVGEDSTGVLEHPQRRERVEDVALCGASVAEAEQAARALARLEDPELEVPGASLPGLVRLGPLLGLEEVTASQVRRLWGSPGVSTPIGVGERGVMELDVVRDGPHGLVGGTTGSGKSEFLRSLVAGLAARNDPTRLTFILIDFKGGAAFKTCERLPHTIGTISNLDAQMADRALRALEAEMTYRQRLFASAGDGVDNLDAYLATSPSEPVPRLLLVVDEFAMLAKEYPDVLSSLVSVAAVGRTLGVHMVLATQRPAGVVNDDILANTNLRVALRVQSREDSSNVIDVPDAAAIGRHQKGRALIKLGQDDITPVQTALVTGALQEDDRAPVTLRDEDGRVLVAAPGEPRPGEPSQVPGPVEVPSQAPGPGEPSQAPGPAGAPTPGQAPGPGEPETDLDLLIDAIVAASEQAGIAPPRPVWPEPLGPRVDLEGFPASPVPDDPRRAVPQVGGREGDRILFALSDDPDRQRQVVEGWNLAEGNLLLGGVPGYGTTTALASVALAATTQWAPQEMDLVVLDMGTGELTALERLPHTLAYAGTGPGGRERQGRLINYLRAELERRRAGAAGRVTVVLVDGLAALRDEYQDTEGLELLDSFYRVYADGPDLGIHVAVSTSRVKVIPSAIEEVTTQKWLFHLVDRYDYAQAGLKPTEGPPEVPGRAVVSRTRLQTHVATPACTLAEAVDLLRDRWVGAEPKRPVVGELPSEVAVAALEGSGDVSGEPWRLPVGILASDLSTAVLESYEGEHLMVAGPPRSGKSMTLLALAASARQAAQAAGAEIWVGALASRRSPLAAAGPEAGLDKVVTEVSELAVLSSAITVHEGPALLLVDDAERVEDPDGVLSGLLASGPSHLRIAAAGRNDDVRTLYSHWTKTLRRSRCGILLRPNIDLDGDLLGVNVPRRASVPMTTGRGYLCLNGHATLMQTALP is encoded by the coding sequence GTGCGTCTTGTCCTGACCCTGTTCGACAACCCCCGCACCGTGGACCTGGTTGACCACACCGAGGCCGCGACGCTCGCGGACCTCCTGGACGCCGCCTACGGCCCCGTCCACGACCTGAGGGGCCCGTTGTGGGTGGACGACGCCTCCTACGAGCTGGACGCGCCCCTGGAGTCCCTGACCCTCATGGAGGGCAGCACCATCGGCTCTAAGCGACCGCAGGCGCTGGAGCTCCTGGAGGGCTGGACCCTGACCGTCCTGGGCGGCACTGGCACGCAGGGCCACTGCGCGCCCGCCCCGGGGGAGCCGGTCAGCATCGGCCGCTCCCCCCGGGCGGACCTGACGACGGACTCACCCAGCGCCTCCTGGCTCCACGCCACCGCCACCCTGGAGGAGGAGGGCCTGCGTCTTGAGGACCGGGACTCCACCAACGGGTCCACGGTGGACGGCACGCCCCTGGACGCCGAGGGGACCGTGCTGAGCGACGACGCCGTCGTGCGCGTGGGCGGGTGCACGGTGGCGGTGCGCAAGGACGTGGCAGAACCGGCCGCGCCTCGCCCGGGCAGCCTCCACAACGTCACCGCCGCCGGCACCGTCCCCTTCAACCGCCCACCCCGCCCCGGGCGTCCGGCCCCGCCCCGCCCCCTGGCCCTCCCCCAGCGCAAGAGCATCCCGCCGGCCACCAAGTTCTCCCTCATCACGGTCCTGGCGCCCCTGGCCCTGGCACTGGTCATGATCATTATGATGCGCGACCTGCGCTACGCCCTGGTCTCCCTCATGAGCCCCCTGCTGGCCGTGGGGACCTGGGCGGAGCAGCGCCGTCGCCGCGCCCAGGAGGTCAAGGAGGCCGACGCCGCCTTCGCCACGGGCCTGGAGACCCTCACCAAGGACCTCCTGGGGGCCGCCAGGGCCCGTCGCCTGGTCATGCGGGCCGACACCCCCGACGTCCAGCTCATGCGCCGCCGTGCGCTGGTGCCGACCACCACCCTGTGGCAGCGGCGTGCCGAGGATCCCGACGTGCTCCTGCTGACCGCGGGCACGGCCGACGTCCACTGGGTCCCGGAGGTGGACGCCCGCCCCGGCCAGCGTCAGGAGGACGAGGTGTCCGCGCTGCTGGCGCGCGCCTCGGTGCCCGGCGCCCCCGCCCAGGTGGACCTCACGGGGGCCGGCGTGGTGGGGATCGTGGGGGACCGGGCCGGGGCGGTCGCCCTGGCCCGCAGCCTCCTTGTCCAGGCGGCCACCCACTGCGGTCCCGCCGACCTGACCGTGGGCGTCTTCCACGACCCCGGTCGGGCCCAGGAGTGGGAGTGGGCCTCCTGGCTGCCCCACACCCGCCGCCTGGGCCCCGAGGCCGGTCGCTGGCTGGGAGGGCAGCGGACCGTCAGCGACTCCCTCCTGGGTCGGCTGCGCGACGGCGTGGAGTCCCTGCCCACGCCCCACGTGCTCCTGCTGCTGGACTCCGACGTGCTCACCGAGGGCCGGGACTCCCCCGCCCGCGCCCTGCTGGGCCGGGGGCGCGCGGCCAGCCCCTCACGTGACCACGTGCCGCGGCGGGTCAGCGGCATCGTGGTCGCGGCCGTGCGCGAGCACCTGCCCGCCGCCTGCACCACCGTCATCGAGGTCGGCGAGGACTCCACCGGGGTCCTGGAGCACCCCCAGAGGCGTGAGCGAGTGGAGGACGTGGCCCTGTGCGGGGCCAGCGTGGCGGAGGCGGAGCAGGCCGCCCGCGCCCTGGCCCGCCTGGAGGATCCTGAGCTGGAGGTCCCCGGCGCCTCCCTGCCCGGCCTGGTCCGGCTCGGCCCCCTCCTGGGGCTGGAGGAGGTCACCGCCTCCCAGGTGCGGCGCCTGTGGGGCAGCCCGGGGGTCTCCACCCCCATCGGCGTGGGGGAGCGGGGTGTCATGGAGCTCGACGTCGTACGTGACGGCCCCCACGGCCTGGTGGGCGGGACCACGGGGTCGGGCAAGAGCGAGTTCCTCCGCTCCCTGGTGGCCGGGCTGGCCGCACGCAACGACCCCACGCGCCTGACCTTCATCCTCATTGACTTCAAGGGCGGGGCGGCGTTCAAGACCTGTGAGCGCCTGCCCCACACGATCGGCACCATCTCCAACCTCGACGCCCAGATGGCCGACCGGGCCCTGCGCGCCCTGGAGGCCGAGATGACCTACCGCCAGCGGCTCTTCGCGTCCGCGGGCGACGGCGTGGACAACCTGGACGCCTACCTGGCCACCAGCCCCTCCGAGCCCGTGCCGCGCCTGCTGCTGGTGGTTGACGAGTTCGCGATGCTCGCCAAGGAGTACCCTGACGTGCTCTCCTCCCTGGTGAGCGTGGCCGCCGTGGGACGCACCCTGGGGGTCCACATGGTGCTGGCCACCCAGCGGCCCGCGGGCGTGGTCAACGACGACATCCTGGCCAACACGAACCTGCGGGTGGCCCTGCGCGTCCAGAGCCGTGAGGACTCCTCCAACGTCATTGACGTGCCCGACGCCGCCGCGATCGGACGCCACCAGAAGGGGCGGGCCCTGATCAAGCTCGGCCAGGACGACATCACCCCCGTCCAGACGGCCCTGGTCACCGGCGCCCTCCAGGAGGACGACCGGGCCCCGGTCACCCTGCGGGACGAGGACGGGCGGGTACTGGTCGCCGCGCCGGGCGAGCCGAGGCCAGGCGAGCCGAGCCAGGTGCCAGGGCCGGTGGAGGTGCCGAGCCAGGCGCCGGGGCCAGGCGAGCCGAGCCAGGCGCCGGGGCCAGCGGGAGCGCCGACGCCAGGCCAGGCGCCGGGGCCGGGCGAGCCGGAGACGGACCTGGACCTGCTCATTGACGCCATTGTGGCGGCCAGCGAGCAGGCAGGGATCGCCCCGCCGCGCCCCGTGTGGCCCGAGCCGCTGGGGCCCCGGGTGGATCTAGAGGGCTTCCCGGCGTCGCCGGTGCCCGACGACCCGCGCAGGGCCGTCCCGCAGGTGGGAGGGCGTGAGGGGGACCGCATCCTGTTCGCCCTCTCCGACGACCCGGACCGCCAGCGCCAGGTGGTGGAGGGCTGGAACCTGGCTGAGGGCAACCTCCTCCTGGGTGGCGTACCCGGGTACGGGACGACGACGGCCCTGGCCTCCGTCGCCCTGGCGGCCACCACCCAGTGGGCGCCCCAGGAGATGGACCTGGTGGTGCTGGACATGGGCACCGGTGAGCTCACGGCCCTCGAGAGGCTGCCGCACACGCTCGCCTACGCGGGTACCGGCCCGGGAGGGCGGGAGCGGCAGGGACGTCTTATCAACTACCTGCGCGCTGAGCTCGAGCGCCGTCGGGCGGGGGCCGCCGGCCGCGTGACGGTCGTGCTCGTGGACGGCCTGGCGGCCCTGCGCGACGAGTACCAGGACACCGAGGGCCTGGAGCTGCTGGACAGCTTCTACCGCGTCTACGCGGACGGCCCTGACCTGGGGATCCACGTGGCCGTCAGCACCTCCCGGGTCAAGGTCATCCCCTCGGCGATCGAGGAGGTCACCACCCAGAAGTGGCTCTTCCACCTGGTGGACCGCTACGACTACGCCCAGGCCGGGCTCAAGCCCACTGAGGGCCCCCCGGAGGTGCCCGGCCGGGCGGTGGTCTCACGCACCCGGCTCCAGACGCATGTGGCCACCCCTGCCTGCACCCTGGCTGAGGCCGTGGACCTGCTGCGTGACCGCTGGGTCGGGGCGGAGCCCAAGCGGCCGGTGGTGGGGGAGCTGCCCAGTGAGGTGGCAGTGGCGGCGCTGGAGGGGTCCGGGGACGTGTCCGGTGAGCCCTGGCGCCTGCCCGTGGGGATCCTGGCCTCCGACCTGTCCACGGCGGTGCTGGAGAGCTACGAGGGCGAGCACCTCATGGTGGCCGGGCCCCCGCGCTCGGGCAAGTCCATGACGCTCCTGGCCCTGGCGGCCTCCGCCCGGCAGGCGGCGCAGGCGGCCGGAGCCGAGATCTGGGTGGGGGCGCTCGCCTCACGCCGCTCGCCCCTGGCCGCGGCCGGCCCTGAGGCGGGGCTGGACAAGGTGGTCACCGAGGTCTCGGAGCTGGCCGTCCTGAGCTCGGCCATCACGGTCCATGAGGGGCCGGCCCTGCTCCTGGTCGACGACGCCGAGCGGGTGGAGGACCCTGACGGCGTCCTCAGCGGGCTCCTGGCCTCCGGACCGTCTCACCTACGTATTGCCGCGGCAGGGCGCAATGACGACGTCCGGACCCTGTACAGCCACTGGACCAAGACCCTGCGGCGCTCCCGGTGCGGGATCCTGCTGCGTCCCAATATCGACCTCGACGGCGACCTGCTGGGGGTGAACGTGCCCCGGCGGGCCTCAGTGCCCATGACCACCGGGCGCGGCTACCTGTGCCTCAACGGGCACGCCACGCTCATGCAGACCGCGTTGCCCTGA
- a CDS encoding DUF6881 domain-containing protein — protein MSRYILSDWRSDDPEDPFIVFVQIDGERYLERIINVFHDGRVETESLWEEDPINISPPVPELQSINEADEFTACYTSASLFEGVWQEATNTRRLSPTSINNLMQTLHNPDQGSGGT, from the coding sequence ATGAGTCGGTACATACTCTCAGACTGGAGGAGCGACGACCCCGAGGACCCCTTTATCGTGTTCGTCCAGATCGACGGTGAACGCTACCTGGAGCGGATTATCAATGTCTTCCACGACGGCAGAGTGGAGACAGAGAGTCTCTGGGAAGAGGACCCGATAAACATCTCGCCCCCAGTCCCGGAACTCCAGTCCATAAACGAGGCAGACGAGTTCACCGCCTGCTACACCAGCGCCAGCCTCTTCGAGGGCGTGTGGCAGGAGGCCACCAACACGAGGCGACTCTCCCCGACGTCGATCAACAACCTCATGCAGACCCTCCACAACCCGGACCAGGGGTCCGGAGGCACATAA